The nucleotide sequence GGTATCTCCTGGATAAATCTTATGGATATAAACATGAGGATTATTGAGAGTATGAACGCTGTATGAAAGGCATATTGCCAACCTAAGTCTTGAACTATGTATGCACCGATTAACAAACCTAATGCCGGACCTAGTGCCAAGGTAGCGCTTAGTATACTTTGAGCCCATGCTACTCTTTCCCTTGGAAATAAATCAGTAATTATTGCAATTGCAATTGGAAAAACTGCAAAGCCCAGACCTTGAATTGCTCTAGCAAATATAAGCATATAGATATTTGTTGAAAATCCTGCAATTAACACTGCCAGAGAGTAGAAGGCTATAGCTAAAAGATATATTTTCTTTTTACCGTACCTATCTCCTAATTTTCCGAAAACTGGTGAGGCAACTGCTCCAACAATTAGGTATGCTGAAGTGATCCACGCAACAGTAGTAGCTGAAGTGGAAAACTGATCCTCTATTTTTGGAAGGGCGGGTATAACCATAGTCTCTACATAATTCACCAAAACCAACATGAGAGAAAGGGTAACTAGAGTGGTTGTTGCTCCCTTATGATCCATGGAGACTATTAAAAATTTTCGTATAAATAAAGTTTTCGATATATCTCTAGTACTGAATATTATTCAATTAGGGTATATATAGTATTGATAGAATATACTATTAGAAGTTACCTAATTACTAATATGTCGTTTTGCTTAAGTTATTTTATTAAAAACTTTTAACATTTTTACATGGCTAAAGATCAAGTTTTACCTTTTATCATGAAAATTGTAAATAAGCAAGAATTATAAGATATAAATTAGATTATCGATATCGATAATTTCCTAGAACGAGCTTAATTATTTTTTAATATCTAGTGAAGAATTGAAAATGGTCTTATTTAGGAACCACATAGTGGGTTCTCTTCAATTAAACTATCGTTTATATACGAATATTTTAAATATTCCGATATATCGGTATAGTATAGATGTATATGAAGAAAAGGGTTTCCCTAATATTACTGATTCTATCAATAATTGTTATCTCTACTTCCTTTAGTTACGTTATATCAACTGCTACACCAAACATTCAAGGATACTCGTCTTCCCCTGAGCTTATAACACCAGGAGAACAAGAGATACCTATAACATTTCACCTGATAAATTCAAACCCCTATGTCCTGTATAATGTACAAATTTCACCGACAGATACATATCCTTTTTACCTGTTCAACTACTATAATGTTAACCCTACAGTTACTATACCAGAATGGACTCCAGGACAAATGGTTAATGTCACATATATCTTCAATGTGGCAAATGGAGTTAAGGACGGAATTTATGAAGAGTTATTAAATATCCAGGCTATAGTTAATAACCAGAGCATATATACTCAAGTATCAGTAGGAGTTCCAGTTCTGGGTTATGTTAACTTCACAGCATCATCAGTATGGGGAACACCATCAAACCCAACAGTAGTAGGACCAGGACAAACAAACACACCACTAACAATAATACTACAAAACCTCGGAAACGCGTTAGTTACTAATGTCACCTTAGAGTTCAGCTCCCAGTTCCCCGTTAAATTCCTACAAAATAACGCAACAATTTCAGCCATAGAGCCAGGATATTATGGAGAGGCAACAGTCTTTGCCTCCGTATACCCCAACGCTACGGAAGGAGTATATTACATAAAACTTAAGGTAAATTATTACCAGAACAGTGTTCAGTATGTCACAGTCCCTATCGACATAGGTGCAGTTAGTAAAGTATCGTTGACAGATACATGGGGAACTCCGTCCAATCCTCAATTGGCTGCGGCTGGTTCCTCATTTTTACCCCTAACAATCTATGTGGAGAATTTGGGAGAAAACCTACTATCAAACGTAACACTAACACTAAAATCACACTACCCAATACAATTCCTACAAAATAATGCAACAATAGGCTTCGTACCAGCAGGACAATACAACTACGCAACAGTAATAGCAAGTGTAGATAGGAATGCAACACCAGGTGTCTACTACATTCCAGTTACAGTAAGCATGTACAATGGGTACAAAGAGACTGTAATGATGCCTATATACGTTTTGGGGTATGTTAACTTCACAGCATCATCAGTATGGGGAACACCATCAAACCCAACAGTAGTAGGACCAGGACAAACAAACACACCACTAACAATAATACTACAGAATATAGGTACTGCAACTGTAACTAATGCTACATTACAACTAGAGTCACAATATCCAGTAAAGTTCCTTCAAAGTAACTTGAGTATAGGTAACATACCTGTTGGAGTACCTATTGAATTGACTGTGTTGAGCAATGTATATCCTAATGCAACAACTGGTGTGTATTTTGTAAGTGCTAAAATAACATATTATGACGGTATAACGAAGAATATCACGTTCCCAATATACATTCAGGGAAGTAATCAGGTTTCCTTACAGGGAATATGGGGCTCACCATCAAACCCAATACTTGTTGCACCTGGTGAAAATAATATACCTCTAACTGTTGTTGTGGAGAATTTGGGAGAAAACCTACTATCAAACGTAACACTAACACTAAAATCACACTACCCAATACAATTCCTACAAAATAACGCAACAATAGGCTTCGTACCAGCAGGACAATACAACTACGCAACAGTAATAGCCGATATATATCCCAATGCGTCCTCTGGAGTTTACTACATTCCAGTTACAGTAAGCATGTACAATGGGTACAAAGAGACTGTAATGCTTCCTGTTGAAATACTAGGTTACGTGTCAATACAAGCTCAGTCTTTATGGGGTAGTATAAATTCACCCATAACAGTAAGTCCTGGAGAGACGCAGGTACCATTGACAATTCTCCTTAAGAACACAGGAGATGTAAACGTACTTAATGCGACACTGACCTTCTCTAATAGTGAGTACCCATTAAAATTCTCTCAAACTAATGCACAAGTAGGCATTATACCTGCAGGGCAAGAGAACTACGCTACTGTAACAGTCAGTGTCTACCCAAATGCAACTCCTGGAGTATATTACATACCTGCTACACTAAACTATTATAATTATAAGACCGAAATAACGGTGCCAGTGGACATTTACAGTCCAAATGTTTCCATAAATGTAGTCACCCTTCCACCACAGGTATTCCCAGGTTATTATGATGTGAGATTGCTAACAATATTGACGAACTACGGAAATGGAATAGCTGAAAACGCCAGTATAAGTGTATCAACACCATTCCAAGTGATCTCATCACCTGAGATTAAGATTGGAGCACTACCTATAGGATCACCTGTAAATGTCACTTTCTTAATCAACATTCCAAACGACACTATTCCAAAGACGTATACAGTAAACTTTACCGTAACATTTGACGGAGGTAAGGCAAATTACCAGTACGCATTAAATGTATATCCCAAAGCTAATATCATAATCACAAATGTCAAGTACTCCACAATAAACCCAGGAGATAGTAATGTGCCCATAACCATTACGTTAAAGAACACAGGTAATGCCACAGCTAAAAATGTAATAGTCAGACTAGGGACGTCAGATGTAATATATCCTCATGTCAGTTCCTCTAACCCACTACAAGCGCTAACCGCATCAGAGGTATTTGTAGGGGACATTAATCCACAACAGACTGCAAATGTGACATTTGTTGTTGATATAAGTGGAGGAGCTTCCCCAGGTGTTTATCCATTAGCCATCGCAGCAACATGGAATCAAACAGGAGCCATATTCCCATTTGAGCAATCTGACACATTTTATGTGAGCATATCTCAACCGTTCCTCTCACAACTATTTAGCTCTCCGCTAATTTACGTTATAATAGCTATAATTATCGTTATAATAATAATAGTGGTTGTCTTATCAAGATTTAGAAGGAAAAAGTAAAGCCTTTTTTAAAGTAATCAATATTTTTTACATTCATTTTAGTTTTTCTCATAGTTCAATCTTTAGTGATTTCATATTGTTCAAAAATCTCATTTTTGTCTCTAATAGATATACGTGCTTCCCTAAATAGTCTTCACGAATAGCCATAGGATCCTTATCCTATTTTCACGTTTTTAAGGATTGTTTAAACTCCTCGATTGCTCTCTTTATTTCCTCCATGGATGTCTCATCTTCTATAGTAGAGATATCTCCTGTGGACTGACCTAACATTACCGCTTTTATTACTCTCCGCATAACTTTGCCTGACCTTGTCTTAGGTAACTTCTCCACGAAATGTATTTCAGGGGTAACTATGGCACCCATATGTCCTCTCATATATGCTTGTATTTCTGTCGCTAATTCCTGTGACGGAACGTGTCCCGTTTTTAATACAACGAAAATATGTATATTCTCGCCCTTTACTGGGTCAGGTAGCCCTATAGCAGCAGCTTCAGCGACAGCAGGGTGTGAGGTAGTTATTGATTCAACTTCTCCTGCTCCTATTCTGTGTGCAGCGACTTTAATGGTTTCGTCTGCTCTTCCCATTACCCAAATATATCCCTCCTCATCAATCATCGCATAGTCTCCACTGTAATATATCCCAGGGAATTTACTGAAATATGACTTCTTTAATCTCTCATTTCCGGGATCATTCCACATTCCTATCATCATTGATGGGGGATATGGCGGTAGCATTACTAAATAACCCCTATTCCTAGGCTTCGTAGTGTTCCCGCTTTCGTCAAGTATTTCTATTTTATTACCTGGTAACGGAAATCCGCATGTAGGACCTGATTTCATTGGCAAGTAAATTAGACCAGGCATATAACCCAAATTCGGAGATCCTGTCTCAGTTTGCCACCATTGATGGGACATGTAGACTCTACCATTACCTACTACCTCAAGACCCCATTTCCAAGGTGCATAATTTAATGGTTCGCCCGCAGTAACTATTACTCTTAGAGAGGAAAGGTCATGTTTTTTAACAACCTCGTCTCCATATTTCATGAAGGACCTAAGTGCAGTTGCCGAAGTACCGAAAACAGTGACCCTATTTCTCTCTATGATTTCAGCCCATTTATCCGCATAAGGATAGTCTGGTGCATCCTCATATATAACAATAGATCTACCCATCACTAGAGGTGCATATGTTATATAGGAGTG is from Sulfolobus acidocaldarius DSM 639 and encodes:
- a CDS encoding COG1361 S-layer family protein → MKKRVSLILLILSIIVISTSFSYVISTATPNIQGYSSSPELITPGEQEIPITFHLINSNPYVLYNVQISPTDTYPFYLFNYYNVNPTVTIPEWTPGQMVNVTYIFNVANGVKDGIYEELLNIQAIVNNQSIYTQVSVGVPVLGYVNFTASSVWGTPSNPTVVGPGQTNTPLTIILQNLGNALVTNVTLEFSSQFPVKFLQNNATISAIEPGYYGEATVFASVYPNATEGVYYIKLKVNYYQNSVQYVTVPIDIGAVSKVSLTDTWGTPSNPQLAAAGSSFLPLTIYVENLGENLLSNVTLTLKSHYPIQFLQNNATIGFVPAGQYNYATVIASVDRNATPGVYYIPVTVSMYNGYKETVMMPIYVLGYVNFTASSVWGTPSNPTVVGPGQTNTPLTIILQNIGTATVTNATLQLESQYPVKFLQSNLSIGNIPVGVPIELTVLSNVYPNATTGVYFVSAKITYYDGITKNITFPIYIQGSNQVSLQGIWGSPSNPILVAPGENNIPLTVVVENLGENLLSNVTLTLKSHYPIQFLQNNATIGFVPAGQYNYATVIADIYPNASSGVYYIPVTVSMYNGYKETVMLPVEILGYVSIQAQSLWGSINSPITVSPGETQVPLTILLKNTGDVNVLNATLTFSNSEYPLKFSQTNAQVGIIPAGQENYATVTVSVYPNATPGVYYIPATLNYYNYKTEITVPVDIYSPNVSINVVTLPPQVFPGYYDVRLLTILTNYGNGIAENASISVSTPFQVISSPEIKIGALPIGSPVNVTFLINIPNDTIPKTYTVNFTVTFDGGKANYQYALNVYPKANIIITNVKYSTINPGDSNVPITITLKNTGNATAKNVIVRLGTSDVIYPHVSSSNPLQALTASEVFVGDINPQQTANVTFVVDISGGASPGVYPLAIAATWNQTGAIFPFEQSDTFYVSISQPFLSQLFSSPLIYVIIAIIIVIIIIVVVLSRFRRKK
- the acs gene encoding acetate--CoA ligase — encoded protein: MAEKPIDELQQLEEKADYNLRIYKNIYKQSIEEPSKFWDRIAESLIDWFEPWKKTFVQEEGLLTKWFVEGKLNASYNAIDRHAFSNRKFKAAIIWESGKHERRVLTYQDLYYEVNRWANALREIGVRKGDRVTIYMPLTPEGVISMLAVTRLGAIHNVVFAGFGVQALADRISDAGSKVVITADAYYRRGKLVELKKAVDESIRLLGKNSPVEKVIIYKRTGSEIPFDDKRDVYFEEIAKYKPIDPEPVESTHPLYILYTSGTTGKPKGIVHSTAGYLVGTSIMLLWSYGMSEENDILFNTSDIGWVVGHSYITYAPLVMGRSIVIYEDAPDYPYADKWAEIIERNRVTVFGTSATALRSFMKYGDEVVKKHDLSSLRVIVTAGEPLNYAPWKWGLEVVGNGRVYMSHQWWQTETGSPNLGYMPGLIYLPMKSGPTCGFPLPGNKIEILDESGNTTKPRNRGYLVMLPPYPPSMMIGMWNDPGNERLKKSYFSKFPGIYYSGDYAMIDEEGYIWVMGRADETIKVAAHRIGAGEVESITTSHPAVAEAAAIGLPDPVKGENIHIFVVLKTGHVPSQELATEIQAYMRGHMGAIVTPEIHFVEKLPKTRSGKVMRRVIKAVMLGQSTGDISTIEDETSMEEIKRAIEEFKQSLKT